From Variovorax sp. PMC12, the proteins below share one genomic window:
- the hisI gene encoding phosphoribosyl-AMP cyclohydrolase, with protein MNWLDEVKWDANGLVPVIAQEQGSNDVLMFAWMNREALEKTAELGRAVYFSRSRNKLWFKGEESGHVQTVHEIRLDCDNDVVLLKVTQLGHEPGIACHTGRHSCFFSKYENGNWTVVEPVLKDPESIYK; from the coding sequence ATGAATTGGCTCGATGAAGTGAAGTGGGACGCGAACGGCCTGGTGCCGGTCATCGCGCAGGAACAGGGCAGCAACGACGTCCTGATGTTCGCGTGGATGAACCGCGAAGCGCTCGAAAAGACCGCCGAACTGGGCCGCGCGGTGTATTTCAGCCGTTCGCGCAACAAGCTGTGGTTCAAGGGCGAGGAATCGGGCCATGTGCAGACCGTGCACGAGATCCGTCTCGACTGCGACAACGACGTGGTGCTGCTCAAGGTCACGCAGCTCGGCCACGAGCCCGGCATCGCCTGCCACACCGGCCGCCACAGCTGCTTCTTCAGCAAGTACGAAAACGGCAACTGGACCGTGGTCGAACCCGTATTGAAAGACCCGGAGTCGATCTACAAATGA
- a CDS encoding phosphoribosyl-ATP diphosphatase, with translation MTATVNNDNTSDALARLAAVIETRLPARGGDPEKSYVARLLHKGPDAFLKKIGEEATEVVMAAKDADHGGDRSKIVNEVADLWFHTMVALAHYGFSPADVVAELERREGTSGIEEKALRKVQQRSIEEKGGVSE, from the coding sequence ATGACGGCCACCGTAAACAACGACAACACCTCCGACGCCCTGGCCCGGCTGGCCGCCGTCATCGAGACGCGCCTTCCCGCCCGCGGCGGCGACCCCGAGAAAAGCTACGTCGCGCGCCTGCTGCACAAGGGCCCCGACGCCTTCCTCAAGAAGATCGGCGAGGAAGCCACCGAGGTCGTGATGGCCGCCAAGGACGCCGACCATGGCGGCGATCGCTCGAAAATAGTGAACGAAGTGGCCGACCTTTGGTTCCACACCATGGTGGCGCTGGCGCACTACGGTTTTTCGCCGGCCGACGTGGTCGCGGAGCTGGAGCGCCGCGAGGGAACCAGCGGCATCGAGGAAAAAGCCCTGCGCAAGGTGCAGCAGCGCAGCATCGAAGAAAAAGGCGGGGTCTCCGAATGA
- a CDS encoding tetratricopeptide repeat protein produces the protein MNSSALAPSPTLSAEDAGRLLEQGLTLHRTGRFAEALQVYDDLLARVPGHADALHLTGEALYRQGRPRLALNYVNRAIAQSQHPFYFNTRATIFMHLGLLAEAQQDLSRAIKALPHYPEAYVNLSAVYRQQKKFRQARDAASQATRLAPLAPAAWNNAGAIDMEQNRFDEALGQFMQALKLDPKYTTAHKNIGKIRAHQKDWSGALDSLAQAAADPLDFEASYLLARALLDGGRADEAIAPMQHAMRNWSAEDRHKVLSDPEGIAALYGVCGTLEGASMRFDESAELYKLALESLPENELLLNNLGTVNFRLGDYDKAIEVLRKALEAHPRQVLARCNLGVTYVMAGQSEAAIAEFEQCLRDDPAFMPAMVWMLGEKAHIAHWDGVPELRARIASHLDNPANDQAVSSFILMSNYDDARRLMHWTRRSATVAQKASAIKPFADAGARRTSPRIRVGYYSFDFRNHPVAHLTAELYGLHDRKDFEIFVYSYGPDDGHPARARIAASAEHFVDMHGQSIQQMAERIREDEIDILIDLSGDTRGAKPQVMAYHTAPAQLMWLGYMGTSGSTNYDYLVSDNFLSPQGTEDCYTEKLLRLPETFQVIDTKRPVNPHKATRAAHGLPEDAFVLCNFSQSFKIQPETFDAWVRIVQGIPGSVLWLAQGPNGFEQNLRAHWDKAGLAAERLIVSPRMPVDQHLARIGLADLFIDTFPYSSGATANDVLWSGVPLLALTGSTMVSRMAGSLLGAIGLPELVATNHAEYVDKAVHYATHPDELAVLRARLAVAKEARHGYFDTPRFVRHLEDGFRQIAARNREGLPAAHVDVAPRPLEK, from the coding sequence ATGAACTCATCTGCACTCGCCCCTTCTCCCACCCTGTCCGCGGAAGATGCCGGCCGCCTCCTGGAGCAGGGCCTGACGCTGCATCGCACAGGCCGTTTCGCTGAAGCCCTCCAGGTCTATGACGACCTGCTCGCCCGCGTGCCGGGACATGCCGACGCGCTGCACCTCACGGGCGAGGCGCTCTACCGCCAGGGCCGCCCCCGGCTGGCACTGAACTACGTGAACCGCGCCATCGCGCAGTCGCAACACCCGTTCTACTTCAACACGCGCGCAACCATCTTCATGCACCTGGGCCTGCTGGCCGAGGCGCAACAGGACCTGAGCCGCGCGATCAAGGCGCTGCCCCACTACCCCGAGGCCTACGTGAACCTGTCGGCGGTCTATCGCCAGCAGAAGAAGTTCCGCCAGGCGCGGGACGCCGCGTCGCAGGCCACGCGGCTCGCACCGCTGGCGCCTGCCGCATGGAACAACGCCGGCGCGATCGACATGGAGCAGAACCGCTTCGACGAGGCGCTCGGGCAGTTCATGCAGGCGCTGAAGCTCGACCCGAAATACACCACCGCGCACAAGAACATCGGCAAGATCCGCGCGCATCAAAAAGACTGGTCGGGCGCGCTGGATTCGCTCGCACAGGCCGCCGCCGACCCGCTGGACTTCGAGGCGTCGTACCTGCTGGCCAGGGCGCTGCTCGACGGCGGCCGCGCCGACGAAGCCATTGCGCCGATGCAGCACGCCATGCGCAACTGGTCCGCCGAAGACCGGCACAAGGTGCTGTCGGACCCCGAGGGCATCGCGGCGCTGTATGGCGTTTGTGGCACGCTGGAAGGCGCGTCGATGCGCTTCGACGAATCGGCCGAGCTCTACAAGCTGGCGCTCGAAAGCCTGCCCGAGAACGAACTGCTGCTGAACAACCTGGGCACGGTGAACTTCCGCCTCGGCGACTACGACAAGGCCATCGAAGTGCTCAGGAAGGCGCTGGAGGCGCACCCGCGCCAGGTGCTCGCACGTTGCAACCTCGGCGTGACATACGTGATGGCCGGCCAGTCGGAGGCGGCGATCGCCGAGTTCGAGCAATGCCTGCGTGACGACCCGGCCTTCATGCCCGCCATGGTATGGATGCTCGGAGAAAAGGCGCACATCGCACACTGGGACGGCGTGCCCGAACTGCGCGCGCGCATTGCCTCGCACCTGGACAACCCGGCCAACGACCAGGCGGTGTCGTCCTTCATCCTGATGTCGAACTACGACGACGCCCGCCGGCTGATGCACTGGACCCGGCGCTCCGCCACGGTGGCCCAGAAGGCCTCGGCCATCAAGCCCTTCGCCGACGCCGGCGCGCGCCGCACGTCGCCGCGCATCCGCGTGGGCTACTACTCCTTCGACTTCCGCAACCACCCGGTGGCGCACCTGACGGCCGAGCTCTACGGGCTGCACGACCGCAAGGATTTCGAGATCTTCGTGTACTCCTACGGCCCCGACGACGGCCACCCGGCGCGCGCGCGCATCGCGGCGTCGGCGGAGCATTTCGTCGACATGCACGGCCAGTCGATCCAGCAGATGGCCGAGCGCATCCGCGAGGACGAGATCGACATCCTGATCGACCTCTCGGGCGACACGCGCGGCGCCAAGCCGCAGGTCATGGCCTACCACACGGCCCCCGCCCAGCTCATGTGGCTCGGCTACATGGGCACCAGCGGCTCGACCAACTACGACTACCTGGTGTCGGACAACTTTCTTTCGCCGCAAGGCACGGAAGACTGCTACACCGAGAAGCTGCTGCGCCTGCCCGAGACCTTCCAGGTGATCGACACGAAGCGGCCCGTCAATCCGCACAAGGCCACGCGCGCGGCCCATGGCCTGCCGGAAGACGCATTCGTGCTGTGCAATTTCTCGCAGTCCTTCAAGATCCAGCCCGAGACCTTCGACGCGTGGGTTCGCATCGTGCAGGGCATCCCGGGCTCGGTGCTCTGGCTCGCGCAGGGGCCGAACGGCTTCGAGCAGAACTTGCGCGCGCACTGGGACAAGGCCGGCCTCGCGGCCGAGCGCCTGATCGTGTCGCCGCGCATGCCGGTCGACCAGCACCTGGCGCGCATCGGCCTGGCCGACCTGTTCATCGACACCTTCCCCTACAGCAGCGGCGCCACCGCGAACGACGTGCTGTGGTCGGGCGTGCCGCTGCTGGCGCTCACGGGCTCGACGATGGTGTCGCGCATGGCAGGCAGCCTGCTGGGCGCCATCGGCCTGCCGGAGCTGGTGGCCACGAACCATGCGGAATACGTGGACAAGGCGGTCCACTACGCCACGCACCCCGACGAACTCGCGGTGCTGCGTGCGCGGCTGGCGGTGGCCAAGGAAGCGCGGCACGGCTATTTCGACACGCCGCGCTTCGTGCGGCACCTCGAGGACGGCTTCAGGCAGATTGCCGCGCGCAACCGTGAAGGGCTGCCTGCCGCGCACGTCGACGTTGCGCCGCGCCCGCTGGAGAAGTGA
- the mscL gene encoding large conductance mechanosensitive channel protein MscL, with the protein MSILSEFKEFAVKGNVIDLAVGVIIGGAFGKIVDSLVADIIMPLVGLVFGKLDFSNLYVVLGTAPAGVANTLADLKKAGVPVLAYGNFITIAVNFVILAFIIFMMVKQINRLKRSEEPAPAAAPATPEDVILLREIRDSLKRP; encoded by the coding sequence ATGAGCATCCTCAGTGAATTCAAGGAATTTGCCGTCAAGGGCAACGTGATCGACCTCGCGGTCGGCGTGATCATCGGCGGCGCGTTCGGCAAGATCGTCGATTCGCTCGTGGCCGACATCATCATGCCGCTGGTGGGCCTGGTGTTCGGGAAGCTCGACTTCTCCAACCTCTACGTGGTGCTGGGCACCGCGCCGGCCGGCGTGGCGAACACGCTGGCCGACCTGAAGAAAGCCGGCGTTCCCGTGCTGGCCTATGGCAACTTCATCACCATCGCGGTCAACTTCGTGATCCTGGCCTTCATCATCTTCATGATGGTCAAGCAGATCAATCGCCTGAAGCGCAGCGAAGAGCCGGCACCGGCCGCCGCGCCCGCAACCCCTGAAGACGTGATTCTGCTGCGCGAGATCCGCGACAGCCTTAAACGCCCCTGA
- a CDS encoding MFS transporter, with protein MTPEATLPDGAQPAPARTLDSSDYKTLALSALGGTLEFYDFVIYVFFATVLGALFFPVDMPDWLRQLQTFGIFAAGYLARPVGGIVIAHFGDIFGRKRMFTLSIFLMAAPTLVIGLLPTYASIGVAAPLLLLLMRVLQGAAIGGEMPGAWVFVGEHVPARRYGFGIGMLTSGITGGILLGSLIAVAINRHYSPDQVSDFAWRIPFVLGGVFGLVSVYLRRFLHETPVFKELAGRRSVARELPLRTVLREHRLACVYVALLTWVLSAAIVVVVLYTPTYLQKVHHIPAALSLEANALATLTLTLGCMLAGWASDRVGTRTVMLVGWGGLFATAYLFYTGLPGTPATLFWHYGLVGLFVGTIATVPIAGVRAFPAPVRFTGLSFAYNMSYAVFGGLTPVILTLWLQHDTMAPAHYVAVLAALGFLLAFLPLAVRGHAMRDGAAPAGRATMSR; from the coding sequence ATGACCCCAGAAGCAACCCTCCCGGACGGCGCGCAGCCGGCGCCGGCCCGCACGCTCGACTCGAGCGACTACAAGACCCTGGCCCTGTCCGCCCTCGGCGGCACGCTGGAGTTCTACGACTTCGTCATCTACGTCTTCTTCGCCACCGTGCTGGGGGCGCTGTTCTTCCCGGTGGACATGCCCGACTGGCTGCGGCAGCTGCAGACCTTCGGCATCTTCGCGGCCGGCTATCTGGCGCGCCCGGTGGGCGGCATCGTCATTGCGCATTTCGGCGACATCTTCGGCCGCAAGCGCATGTTCACGCTGTCGATCTTCCTGATGGCGGCGCCCACGCTGGTGATCGGCCTGCTGCCGACCTACGCGAGCATCGGCGTGGCGGCGCCGCTGCTGCTGTTGCTGATGCGCGTGCTGCAGGGCGCGGCCATCGGCGGCGAAATGCCGGGCGCCTGGGTGTTCGTGGGCGAGCATGTGCCGGCCAGGCGCTACGGCTTCGGCATCGGCATGCTGACCTCGGGCATCACCGGCGGCATCCTGCTGGGCTCGCTGATCGCGGTGGCCATCAACCGCCACTACTCGCCCGACCAGGTGAGCGACTTCGCCTGGCGCATTCCGTTTGTCCTGGGCGGGGTGTTCGGGCTGGTGTCGGTATACCTGCGCCGCTTCCTGCACGAGACGCCGGTGTTCAAGGAACTGGCCGGCCGCCGCAGCGTGGCGCGCGAACTGCCGCTGCGCACGGTGCTGCGCGAGCACCGGCTGGCCTGCGTCTACGTGGCGCTGCTGACCTGGGTGCTGTCGGCCGCCATCGTGGTGGTGGTGCTCTACACGCCCACCTACCTGCAGAAGGTGCACCACATCCCGGCCGCGTTGTCGCTCGAAGCCAATGCGCTCGCCACGCTGACCCTGACGCTGGGCTGCATGCTCGCGGGCTGGGCCAGCGACCGCGTCGGCACCCGCACGGTGATGCTCGTCGGCTGGGGCGGCCTGTTCGCCACGGCCTATCTGTTCTACACGGGCCTGCCCGGCACGCCGGCCACGCTGTTCTGGCACTACGGGCTGGTCGGCCTGTTCGTGGGCACCATCGCCACGGTGCCGATCGCGGGCGTGCGTGCATTTCCGGCGCCGGTGCGGTTCACCGGCCTTTCGTTCGCCTACAACATGTCCTATGCGGTGTTCGGCGGGCTCACGCCGGTGATCCTCACGCTCTGGCTGCAGCACGACACCATGGCGCCGGCGCACTACGTCGCGGTGCTGGCGGCGCTGGGCTTCCTGCTCGCGTTCCTGCCGCTTGCCGTGCGCGGCCATGCCATGCGCGACGGCGCGGCGCCCGCGGGGCGCGCGACAATGTCGCGATGA
- a CDS encoding DUF4870 family protein has protein sequence MNDITTIDDFSSGKTPEQLESLRQITLAVYVLYALSWFTGGLTGIVGIVLNYIKREDAAGTLYQSHFTWQIRTFWWGLCWSILGFITIWILVGFPILFATAVWMIYRLVKGWLNWSERKPMAV, from the coding sequence ATGAACGACATCACGACCATCGACGACTTCTCCTCGGGCAAGACGCCCGAGCAGCTCGAGAGCCTGCGCCAGATCACGCTGGCGGTCTACGTGCTGTATGCGCTGTCGTGGTTCACCGGCGGCCTGACGGGCATCGTGGGCATCGTGCTGAACTACATCAAGCGCGAGGACGCCGCGGGAACGCTCTACCAGAGCCATTTCACCTGGCAGATCCGCACCTTCTGGTGGGGGCTGTGCTGGTCCATCCTGGGGTTCATCACCATCTGGATCCTGGTCGGTTTCCCCATCCTCTTCGCCACCGCCGTGTGGATGATCTATCGGCTGGTCAAGGGCTGGCTGAACTGGAGCGAACGCAAGCCCATGGCTGTCTGA
- the tatB gene encoding Sec-independent protein translocase protein TatB, whose protein sequence is MLDLGIEKLALIGVVALIVIGPEKLPRVARTVGTLLGKAQRYVNDVKAEVNRSMELDELRKMKTTVEDAARDVEHSIHTGASDFEKQFSGSGETLSALAEPEPPPPPEYKHPRKNWRLKQGAMPQWYKARNGVRTKALSGAARVARFRPHTINKIN, encoded by the coding sequence GTGCTCGACCTCGGCATTGAGAAGCTGGCGCTGATCGGCGTCGTGGCGCTGATCGTCATCGGCCCGGAGAAGCTGCCGCGCGTGGCCCGCACCGTCGGCACCTTGCTCGGCAAGGCGCAGCGCTACGTCAACGACGTCAAGGCCGAAGTCAACCGCTCGATGGAGCTCGACGAACTGCGCAAGATGAAGACCACCGTGGAGGATGCGGCGCGCGACGTCGAGCACAGCATCCACACCGGTGCGAGCGACTTCGAAAAGCAGTTCTCCGGATCGGGCGAAACCCTCTCGGCGCTGGCCGAACCCGAGCCGCCACCGCCGCCGGAGTACAAGCACCCGCGCAAGAACTGGCGCCTGAAGCAGGGTGCCATGCCGCAGTGGTACAAGGCGCGCAACGGCGTGCGCACCAAGGCGCTGTCGGGCGCGGCGCGCGTTGCGCGCTTCCGTCCGCACACGATCAACAAGATCAACTAG
- a CDS encoding S1C family serine protease: MKRTWLLFAQAVTVLLAAYFVVATLKPEWLNKRSTSLGGVVSVVQAPTGSAAIAAPGSLAAPAKKASPAVVSINTSKAAQRHPRSNDPWFRFFFGDQDDQPQVGLGSGVIVSTDGYILTNNHVVEGADEIEVTLNDSRHARGKVIGTDPDTDLAVLKIELDKLPVIVLGDSDALQVGDQVLAIGNPFGVGQTVTSGIVSALGRNQLGINNFENFIQTDAAINPGNSGGALIDVNGNLQGINTAIYSRSGGSMGIGFAIPVSMAKIVLEGIVKEGQVRRGWIGVEPSDLSPELAETFGVKADSGVIITGVLQNGPAAKAGIRPGDVITSVGEKKTDNVQALLTAVAGLKPGSTSRFALQRGSDKMELDVTPGLRPKSPVRQVPNE, from the coding sequence ATGAAACGTACCTGGCTGCTTTTTGCCCAAGCCGTGACCGTCCTGCTCGCGGCGTACTTCGTCGTCGCGACGCTCAAGCCCGAATGGCTCAACAAGCGCTCGACCTCGCTGGGCGGCGTGGTGTCGGTCGTGCAGGCGCCCACGGGCAGCGCCGCCATCGCAGCGCCCGGCAGCCTGGCCGCGCCGGCCAAGAAGGCGTCGCCGGCGGTGGTGAGCATCAACACCAGCAAGGCGGCCCAGCGCCATCCGCGCAGCAACGATCCGTGGTTCCGCTTCTTCTTCGGCGACCAGGACGACCAGCCCCAGGTGGGCCTGGGCAGCGGCGTGATCGTCAGCACCGACGGCTACATCCTCACCAACAACCACGTGGTCGAAGGCGCCGACGAGATCGAGGTGACGCTCAACGACAGCCGCCACGCGCGCGGCAAGGTGATCGGCACCGACCCCGACACCGACCTGGCCGTGCTGAAGATCGAGCTCGACAAGCTGCCGGTGATCGTGCTGGGCGACTCCGACGCACTGCAGGTGGGCGACCAGGTGCTGGCCATCGGCAACCCCTTCGGCGTGGGCCAGACCGTGACCAGCGGCATCGTCTCGGCGCTGGGCCGCAACCAGCTCGGCATCAACAATTTCGAGAACTTCATCCAGACCGACGCGGCCATCAACCCCGGCAACTCGGGCGGCGCGCTGATCGACGTGAACGGCAACCTGCAGGGCATCAATACGGCGATCTACTCGCGCTCGGGCGGCAGCATGGGCATCGGCTTCGCGATTCCGGTGTCGATGGCCAAGATCGTGCTCGAGGGCATCGTCAAGGAAGGCCAGGTGCGCCGCGGCTGGATCGGCGTGGAGCCGAGCGACCTCTCGCCCGAACTGGCCGAGACCTTCGGCGTGAAGGCCGACTCGGGCGTGATCATTACCGGCGTGCTGCAGAACGGCCCCGCGGCCAAGGCCGGCATCCGCCCGGGCGACGTGATCACTTCGGTGGGCGAAAAGAAGACGGATAACGTGCAGGCGCTGCTGACCGCGGTGGCCGGCCTCAAGCCGGGCAGTACCTCGCGCTTCGCGCTGCAGCGCGGCAGCGACAAGATGGAACTGGACGTGACGCCGGGCCTGCGGCCGAAGAGCCCGGTGCGGCAAGTGCCAAATGAATAG
- the tatC gene encoding twin-arginine translocase subunit TatC, which yields MADSDNKNIDKEDELAGTEQPFVAHLVELRDRLLYCVYGLVVAGILLAIWPGPGGLIDLIAMPIKAHMPHDAKLIAIGVFSPFFVPLKVLMMAAVLLALPWLMYQAWMFVAPGLYSHEKKFALPLIFFGSLLAYAGIAFVQLFVLDKMFSFIQRFAPAAVQATPDISSYVEAILSLYIAFGVAFQVPIVVMLLVRFEMVTIEKLKSFRGYFIVVAFVVAAVLTPPDVVSQLALAVPMCLLYEVGIIGAKYFASSGKKQEDEESADSASSS from the coding sequence ATGGCCGATTCCGACAACAAGAACATAGACAAAGAAGACGAGCTGGCGGGCACCGAGCAGCCGTTCGTGGCGCATCTGGTCGAGCTTCGCGACCGCCTGCTCTACTGTGTCTACGGGCTCGTGGTCGCCGGCATCCTGCTGGCCATCTGGCCGGGTCCCGGCGGGCTGATCGACCTGATCGCCATGCCGATCAAGGCCCACATGCCGCACGACGCGAAGCTCATCGCCATCGGCGTGTTCTCGCCGTTCTTCGTACCGCTCAAGGTGCTGATGATGGCGGCCGTGCTGCTGGCGCTGCCCTGGCTCATGTACCAGGCGTGGATGTTCGTGGCGCCGGGCCTCTACAGCCACGAAAAGAAGTTCGCGCTGCCGCTGATCTTCTTCGGCAGCCTGCTGGCCTACGCCGGCATCGCCTTCGTGCAGCTCTTCGTGCTGGACAAGATGTTCAGCTTCATCCAGCGCTTCGCGCCCGCGGCGGTGCAGGCCACTCCCGACATTTCCTCCTACGTGGAGGCTATTCTTTCGCTCTACATCGCGTTCGGCGTCGCCTTCCAGGTGCCGATCGTCGTGATGCTGCTGGTGCGCTTCGAGATGGTCACCATCGAGAAGCTTAAGTCCTTCCGCGGCTACTTCATCGTGGTGGCCTTCGTGGTGGCCGCGGTGCTTACGCCGCCCGACGTGGTGTCGCAGCTGGCCCTGGCGGTGCCCATGTGCCTGCTGTACGAAGTCGGCATCATCGGCGCCAAGTATTTCGCCAGCAGCGGCAAGAAGCAGGAAGACGAAGAAAGCGCCGACTCCGCGTCATCCAGCTGA
- a CDS encoding histidine triad nucleotide-binding protein produces the protein MSHDPNCIFCKIIEGKIPSRKVYEDEDLFGFHDIAPWAPVHFMLVPKKHIASMAQLTPDDAALMGKIMTLAPRLALEQGCKPYPEGGFRVVVNTGAEGGQEVHHLHVHVMGGPRPWLRG, from the coding sequence ATGTCACACGATCCCAACTGCATCTTCTGCAAAATCATCGAGGGCAAGATTCCCTCGCGCAAGGTCTACGAAGACGAAGACCTGTTCGGCTTCCACGACATCGCGCCCTGGGCGCCGGTGCACTTCATGCTGGTGCCCAAGAAGCACATCGCCTCCATGGCCCAGCTGACGCCCGACGACGCTGCCCTCATGGGCAAGATCATGACCCTGGCACCCAGGCTGGCGCTGGAGCAGGGCTGCAAGCCCTATCCGGAAGGCGGCTTCCGGGTCGTGGTCAACACGGGCGCCGAGGGTGGGCAGGAAGTTCACCATCTCCATGTCCATGTCATGGGCGGTCCCCGGCCATGGCTTCGCGGCTGA
- the tatA gene encoding Sec-independent protein translocase subunit TatA has protein sequence MGSFSIWHWLIVLLVVVMIFGTKKLRNMGSDLGGAVKGFKDGMKDGSSSDAAAPSAPAQQVTGQPANGDKSTIDVEARQKS, from the coding sequence ATGGGTTCTTTTTCCATCTGGCACTGGCTGATCGTGCTGCTCGTCGTGGTCATGATCTTCGGCACCAAGAAGCTGCGGAACATGGGTTCCGACCTTGGTGGCGCCGTCAAGGGCTTCAAGGACGGCATGAAGGACGGCAGCTCGTCCGATGCCGCCGCCCCGTCGGCCCCGGCCCAGCAAGTGACCGGCCAGCCGGCCAACGGCGACAAGTCGACGATCGACGTCGAAGCGCGCCAGAAGTCCTGA
- a CDS encoding Nif3-like dinuclear metal center hexameric protein encodes MSTTRHELLHAFDLLLAPGRFKDYGPNGLQVEGRTVVRKIVSGVTASRALIEAAIRAEADAIFVHHGLFWRGQSGCVTGWMKQRLSLLLGHDINLFAYHLPLDAHPELGNNAQLGLQLGLVAHPGATGRFGEQELGFLGTRENAEGFADAKALAAHVEGVLKRPVTLLDTAQRPIKTVAWCTGGAQGYFEAAIAAGADAFITGEISEPQAHYAREMGVAFLACGHHATERYGAQAVAGHVAAQLGLVHEFIDIDNPA; translated from the coding sequence ATGAGCACCACCCGTCACGAACTGCTTCACGCATTCGACCTGCTGCTCGCCCCCGGGCGCTTCAAGGATTACGGACCCAACGGCCTGCAGGTCGAGGGGCGCACCGTGGTCCGCAAGATCGTCTCGGGCGTGACTGCCAGCCGCGCGCTGATCGAAGCCGCCATCCGCGCCGAAGCCGACGCCATCTTCGTCCACCACGGCCTGTTCTGGCGCGGCCAGAGCGGCTGCGTCACCGGCTGGATGAAGCAGCGGCTGAGTCTGCTGCTCGGCCACGACATCAACCTGTTCGCCTACCACCTGCCGCTCGATGCGCACCCGGAGCTGGGCAACAACGCGCAGCTCGGCCTGCAATTGGGGCTCGTCGCGCATCCCGGCGCCACCGGGCGCTTCGGCGAACAGGAGCTGGGTTTCCTGGGCACGCGCGAAAACGCAGAGGGCTTTGCCGATGCCAAGGCGCTCGCGGCCCATGTGGAGGGCGTGCTGAAGCGGCCCGTCACGCTGCTCGATACGGCGCAGCGTCCCATCAAGACCGTCGCCTGGTGCACGGGCGGCGCCCAGGGCTACTTCGAGGCGGCCATCGCGGCCGGTGCCGACGCCTTCATCACCGGAGAGATCTCCGAGCCGCAGGCCCACTACGCGCGCGAGATGGGCGTGGCCTTCCTGGCCTGCGGGCACCACGCCACCGAGAGATACGGTGCGCAGGCGGTGGCCGGGCACGTGGCCGCGCAACTCGGGCTGGTGCACGAGTTCATCGACATCGACAACCCGGCATGA
- the pdxA gene encoding 4-hydroxythreonine-4-phosphate dehydrogenase PdxA encodes MNGPIAITLGDPAGIGPEIIAKAFREAPDATRGTFVAGDVGTMRQASQALAAPGEPAWPVLEIGSVAEAAAVPPRCIPVLQVIAPPSGIEIGRVSAEAGRVAGECVVWAARAALRGEVAAIVTAPLHKEALSAAGFPYPGHTELLQAEAAAHLGRTVADVPVRMMLANDELRTVLVSIHVSLRQAIEAVRFEGVLETLRITHRALTHALGRVPRIGVAGLNPHAGEGGLFGSEEREVIVPAIDAARAEGIDAHGPYAPDTVFMRARAKGGVPSSGEFDVVIAMYHDQGLIPVKYLGVEKGVNVTLGLPLVRTSPDHGTAFDIAGTGQADASSLIEALRMARALRGV; translated from the coding sequence GTGAACGGCCCCATCGCCATCACCCTGGGCGACCCCGCGGGCATCGGCCCGGAGATCATTGCCAAGGCGTTTCGCGAGGCACCCGATGCCACGCGCGGCACTTTCGTCGCGGGCGACGTTGGCACGATGCGCCAGGCCTCGCAGGCGCTGGCAGCACCGGGCGAGCCGGCTTGGCCGGTGCTCGAGATCGGCTCGGTCGCCGAGGCGGCCGCCGTGCCGCCGCGCTGCATTCCGGTGCTGCAGGTGATTGCGCCGCCTTCGGGCATCGAGATCGGCCGGGTCAGCGCCGAGGCCGGGCGCGTGGCGGGCGAATGCGTGGTGTGGGCCGCGCGGGCGGCGTTGCGTGGCGAGGTTGCCGCCATCGTGACCGCGCCGCTGCACAAGGAGGCGCTGTCCGCCGCCGGCTTTCCGTATCCCGGCCATACCGAGCTGCTGCAGGCCGAGGCCGCCGCGCACCTGGGCCGCACCGTGGCCGACGTGCCGGTGCGCATGATGCTGGCCAACGACGAGCTGCGCACCGTGCTCGTCAGCATCCACGTGTCGCTGCGACAGGCCATCGAGGCCGTCCGCTTCGAGGGCGTGCTCGAAACGCTGCGCATCACGCACCGGGCGCTGACGCATGCGCTGGGCCGCGTGCCGCGCATCGGCGTGGCGGGCCTCAATCCGCATGCGGGCGAAGGCGGGCTGTTCGGTTCGGAGGAGCGCGAGGTCATCGTGCCGGCCATCGACGCCGCGCGCGCCGAAGGCATCGACGCCCACGGGCCCTATGCGCCCGACACCGTGTTCATGCGCGCGCGCGCCAAGGGCGGCGTGCCGTCCAGCGGCGAATTCGACGTGGTGATTGCGATGTACCACGACCAGGGCCTGATCCCGGTCAAGTACCTGGGCGTGGAGAAGGGCGTGAACGTGACGCTCGGGCTGCCGCTGGTGCGCACCAGCCCCGATCACGGCACCGCGTTCGACATCGCGGGCACGGGGCAGGCCGATGCGTCCAGCCTCATCGAGGCATTGCGCATGGCCCGAGCCCTCAGGGGCGTTTAA